A stretch of the Arthrobacter sp. PAMC 25486 genome encodes the following:
- a CDS encoding ABC transporter ATP-binding protein gives MTTPLLSARSLSKRYGAGIALNNVDLDIGPGESVAIMGASGSGKTTLLHTLAGITSPDSGSVNYAGTDVTGLNETQRSKLRREAFGFVFQSGLLIPELTAIENVALALMLNGVSRRDAEQQSAGWLTHLGLAGMENRRIGELSGGQAQRVAIARAQVTGARIVFADEPTGALDSHTSADVMGALLGATAGRGNTLVLVTHDATVASRCSRTLFMHDGVLSLAPSAPPVATQVIPGAGRPGTVPSPGMAAHPSASQFAAGQNWAERP, from the coding sequence ATGACTACTCCACTTTTGAGCGCACGCTCACTCTCCAAGCGATACGGCGCAGGCATTGCCCTGAACAACGTTGACCTCGACATCGGCCCCGGAGAATCCGTCGCCATCATGGGTGCCTCCGGCTCCGGCAAAACCACGCTGCTGCACACCCTCGCCGGCATCACCTCCCCCGACTCCGGCAGCGTCAACTACGCCGGCACCGATGTGACGGGCCTGAATGAAACCCAGCGTTCCAAGCTACGGCGCGAGGCGTTCGGCTTCGTCTTTCAGTCAGGTCTGCTGATCCCCGAACTCACCGCCATTGAAAACGTGGCCCTCGCCCTCATGCTCAACGGCGTCTCCAGGCGGGACGCCGAGCAGCAGTCGGCCGGCTGGCTGACACACCTCGGCCTGGCCGGTATGGAGAACCGCCGCATCGGCGAGCTCTCCGGCGGCCAGGCACAGCGCGTCGCCATCGCCCGGGCCCAGGTCACGGGCGCACGCATCGTCTTCGCCGACGAACCCACCGGTGCACTGGACTCCCACACCTCCGCCGACGTCATGGGCGCACTGCTCGGGGCCACCGCCGGCCGCGGCAACACCCTGGTCCTGGTCACGCACGACGCCACCGTCGCTTCTCGTTGCTCCCGCACCTTGTTCATGCACGACGGCGTCCTGTCCCTTGCGCCGTCGGCTCCCCCGGTTGCCACGCAGGTCATACCAGGAGCGGGCCGGCCAGGTACCGTGCCGTCCCCCGGCATGGCGGCACACCCGTCGGCCAGCCAGTTCGCAGCGGGTCAGAACTGGGCGGAACGGCCGTGA
- a CDS encoding permease — translation MNKFKSTLSILWLMSRPAPGNKAVVALPATAFALVTALLLIVLAGAMSFFTNPVIDENPDLGGTYQMLAAFALALLVLPLLTLGGSAARLSARRRDERLSTLRLLGGTPALVAVLTVIESTLVALLGVLAGIVLYAVTLPAIALIHFQGKALGLANLWLSPGILLLAAATLILLAAVSAAVGLRQVVLSPLGVRTRQQAPTVHWRRLALGAGAVVVLYLLMSNLTASGSLAVIIVVIVAVFAAGLALLNLMGPFVLKWVAGRGLRKAQTPEKLLAARSILESPKAAWRQVSSLSMTSFIAVVAGTGLALLNSVGEAQSTADELLFTDMRTGVLITVVVSFLLVAASAGVNQAAAILDRQELYVSLDRLGMPRSVMDAARKRAVLSPVRIVTVGSAVIAGVLLFPLTGMAMIFAPLSLVVIAGVLASGIGLVWLGLAASKPVLDKVLAAS, via the coding sequence GTGAACAAGTTCAAATCAACGCTTTCAATCCTGTGGCTGATGTCCCGGCCAGCGCCGGGCAACAAGGCCGTTGTGGCCCTACCAGCCACAGCATTCGCGCTGGTCACGGCGCTGCTGCTGATCGTGCTGGCCGGTGCCATGAGCTTTTTCACCAACCCTGTCATCGATGAAAACCCGGACCTGGGCGGAACCTACCAGATGCTCGCGGCCTTTGCCTTGGCCCTGCTGGTGTTGCCTCTGCTGACCTTGGGCGGATCGGCTGCACGTCTGTCCGCCCGCCGCCGCGACGAACGACTTTCCACCTTGCGCTTGCTCGGCGGCACTCCCGCACTGGTGGCCGTGCTGACTGTTATTGAATCCACGCTGGTGGCGTTGCTCGGCGTCCTGGCCGGAATCGTCCTGTACGCAGTCACCCTCCCGGCCATCGCCTTGATCCACTTTCAGGGCAAGGCTTTGGGGCTGGCAAATCTGTGGCTGTCCCCGGGCATACTGCTGCTGGCAGCCGCCACCTTGATCCTCCTCGCCGCCGTCAGCGCCGCAGTGGGCCTGCGCCAGGTGGTGCTCTCCCCGCTGGGAGTGCGCACCCGTCAACAAGCTCCCACCGTGCATTGGCGCCGACTGGCACTCGGGGCCGGGGCCGTCGTCGTACTTTATCTGTTGATGTCCAATTTGACGGCCAGCGGTTCGCTAGCGGTCATCATCGTGGTGATCGTCGCGGTCTTTGCGGCCGGGCTGGCGCTGCTGAACCTCATGGGTCCCTTTGTGCTGAAATGGGTCGCCGGACGGGGGCTGCGCAAGGCGCAAACGCCGGAGAAGCTGCTGGCGGCACGGAGCATTCTGGAATCGCCCAAGGCTGCGTGGCGGCAGGTCAGTTCCCTCTCGATGACAAGCTTCATAGCTGTTGTTGCGGGAACGGGTCTGGCCCTGCTCAATTCCGTGGGCGAAGCGCAAAGCACCGCCGACGAGCTCCTCTTCACCGATATGCGCACAGGTGTGTTAATTACGGTGGTGGTCTCGTTCCTGCTGGTGGCCGCCAGCGCCGGGGTCAATCAGGCCGCCGCAATCCTGGACCGGCAGGAGCTGTATGTCAGCTTGGACCGCCTCGGCATGCCTCGGTCGGTCATGGACGCGGCCCGGAAGCGCGCCGTCTTATCGCCCGTGCGGATAGTGACGGTGGGTTCGGCCGTCATCGCAGGAGTATTGCTCTTTCCGCTGACCGGGATGGCCATGATCTTTGCCCCGCTCTCCCTGGTGGTCATTGCCGGGGTGCTGGCCAGCGGTATCGGACTGGTGTGGCTGGGCCTGGCTGCGTCGAAGCCCGTGCTGGACAAGGTGCTGGCCGCGTCCTAG
- a CDS encoding S1C family serine protease produces MNENNGDRPINDGGKPEVTSHEAGADAETQDAQTTALPQAPEDAGQPAAESAPRPAVPPEHPAVPSSADHQSAPIAPATASTPATSPYPAAPVQAPQSARAEAFASPAADTQPAGGPAHAAPAPTMNPTEPIPAPYANATNPTEPIPGHYGQQQQAPSPYQAPPTGTGHAGPGYPASNAYPHTLAPAVTARPRERKKVGMGMFTGGVLAAALIGGLVGGGSLYLLDQQGNNTVAGSNQQAAPLVINNPNSVNEVSAAAAKAMPSVVTISATSGTSGGTGSGIILDTEGHILTNTHVVTLDGAAAHATIEVQTSDGKVYPATIVGTDPLSDLAIVKIDAPNLVPAELGESSKINVGDTVIAIGSPLGLNGTVTDGIVSTLNRTIQVASSAVPETPSDSSQNPNDGGNGFQFSPPGGGQSNTAATGTVNLNVIQTDAAINPGNSGGALVNTEGKIIGVNVAIASAGGSDSSSQSGNIGVGFSIPIDHAKRVAQDIIATGKASHGQLGVSVKGTSATGSDSAFSAGATVADVTADSAAAKAGLKAGDVITKLGDRTISDPSDLTAAVREQAGGATVKLDFTRGGKAQSVDVTLDTMPAS; encoded by the coding sequence ATGAACGAGAACAACGGAGACCGCCCCATCAACGATGGCGGGAAGCCCGAGGTCACGTCCCATGAAGCAGGGGCAGACGCTGAAACGCAGGACGCCCAAACAACAGCATTGCCCCAGGCACCAGAGGATGCCGGGCAGCCTGCAGCTGAGTCAGCCCCGCGGCCCGCAGTTCCCCCGGAACACCCGGCCGTTCCTTCCTCAGCGGATCACCAGTCCGCCCCCATCGCCCCGGCCACTGCCTCGACGCCAGCCACGTCACCCTACCCGGCCGCTCCGGTCCAGGCTCCGCAGTCGGCACGCGCCGAGGCATTCGCCAGCCCGGCCGCCGACACGCAGCCAGCCGGTGGCCCTGCCCATGCGGCACCCGCACCGACGATGAACCCCACGGAACCCATTCCGGCACCGTACGCCAACGCCACGAACCCCACCGAACCGATTCCCGGCCACTACGGCCAACAGCAACAGGCCCCGTCCCCCTACCAGGCCCCGCCCACGGGGACGGGTCACGCAGGACCCGGCTATCCGGCGTCGAACGCGTATCCCCACACCTTGGCACCCGCGGTGACCGCACGGCCCCGTGAGCGCAAGAAGGTGGGCATGGGCATGTTCACCGGCGGCGTCCTGGCGGCGGCACTCATCGGCGGGCTTGTGGGCGGCGGATCGCTGTACCTGCTCGACCAGCAGGGCAACAACACGGTGGCCGGCTCCAACCAGCAGGCGGCCCCCTTGGTGATCAACAACCCGAACTCGGTCAATGAGGTCTCCGCGGCCGCTGCCAAGGCCATGCCGTCCGTGGTGACCATTTCGGCCACCAGCGGCACCTCCGGCGGCACGGGGTCGGGCATCATCCTGGATACGGAAGGCCACATCCTCACCAACACCCACGTGGTGACCCTTGATGGGGCCGCCGCCCACGCAACCATTGAGGTCCAGACCAGCGACGGTAAGGTGTACCCGGCCACGATCGTGGGCACCGACCCGCTCTCCGACCTGGCCATTGTCAAGATTGACGCACCCAACCTGGTTCCCGCCGAGCTGGGCGAGTCCAGCAAGATCAACGTTGGCGACACCGTCATTGCGATCGGCTCCCCGCTGGGCCTGAACGGCACCGTCACCGACGGGATCGTGTCCACGCTGAACCGGACCATCCAGGTGGCTTCCTCGGCCGTCCCGGAAACCCCCAGCGACTCTTCACAGAACCCGAACGACGGCGGCAACGGCTTCCAGTTCTCCCCTCCAGGCGGCGGCCAGAGCAACACCGCGGCCACGGGCACCGTGAACCTGAACGTCATCCAGACCGACGCGGCCATCAACCCCGGCAACTCCGGCGGAGCCCTGGTCAACACCGAAGGCAAGATTATTGGTGTCAACGTGGCCATCGCGTCCGCCGGCGGCTCCGACAGCAGCAGCCAGAGCGGCAACATTGGTGTGGGCTTCTCGATTCCGATTGACCACGCCAAGCGGGTTGCCCAGGACATCATCGCCACGGGCAAGGCTTCGCACGGCCAGTTGGGTGTCTCGGTGAAGGGCACCTCGGCCACCGGTTCCGACAGCGCGTTTTCGGCCGGTGCCACAGTTGCCGACGTCACCGCCGACAGTGCAGCAGCCAAGGCGGGCCTGAAGGCAGGCGATGTCATCACGAAGCTGGGGGACCGCACCATCAGCGATCCGTCCGACCTGACGGCCGCCGTGCGTGAGCAGGCCGGCGGGGCCACGGTGAAGCTCGACTTCACCCGTGGCGGCAAGGCGCAGTCGGTCGACGTCACACTGGACACCATGCCTGCCAGCTAG